TCGTCGGCCAGCTCGTGCAGGGCGTCGGCCACCTCGCGCGGGGTGCGCTCCAGGACCTTGGCGAGGTGGGCCTCGGTGGCGGGCTCGTCGACGACCATGAGGACGGCTTCGAGGGCGGGCTTGAGGTCGCTCATGCGGTGGCCTCCTGGTCGAATTCGTCGGTCACGGCCCCGGAGGGGTCCGTCTCGCCGCCGGTCCAGGAGACCGTGAGGTCGCCGAGGGCGGTCTCCTGGTCGAGGGCGACGGCCTTCTCCCGGTAGAGCTCCAGGAGGGCGAGGAAGCGGGCGACGACGGTGAGGGTGTCGCCGGCGTCCTCGATCAGCTCCCGGAAGACGGCGGTCCCGCGCTCGCGGAGCAGCGCGACGACCACGGCGGCCTGCTCGCGGACGCTGACGAGCGGGGCGTGGATGTGGTCGACGTACACCTGGGGCTCGGCCCTGGGCTGCATGGCCTTGACGGCCAGCTTGGCGAAGCCCTCGGCGCCGATGGAGATGACGACCTCGGGGAGCAGCTCGGCGTGGTGGGGTTCGAGTCCGACGGTACGGGGGTGGCGGCGGCCCTCGGCCTCCCAGCGCTCCTCGAAGATCGCGGCGATCTGTTTGTACGCGCGGTACTGGAGGAGCCGGGCGAAGAGCAGGTCGCGGGCCTCCAGGAGGGCGAGGTCGGCCTCGTCCTCCACCTCGGCGGCGGGGAGCAGCCGGGCGGCCTTGAGGTCGAGCAGGGTGGCGGCGACGACGAGGAACTCGGTGGTCTGGTCGAGGTCCCCGTCGGGCCCGAGGGCCCGCAGATGGGCCATGAACTCGTCGGTGACCTGGGAGAGGGCGACCTCGGTGACGTCGAGCTTGTGCTTGGTGATCAGCTGGAGGAGCAGATCGAAGGGCCCCTCGAAGTTGGAGAGCCGCACGGTGAACCGCCCGTCCCGCCCTTCGCCCGCCTCGGGAGGCCCGGAGGCCTCCGGGGCCTCGGCCGCGGGCGGCCCGGGAACCTCCGGGGCCCCGGGCGCCGCCTCCGGGGCCCCGGGCGCCGCCTCCGGCGCGTCCGGGGCCTCGGGGGCATCGGTGGGTGCGGGCCGTGCGGCCGGCGCCGGCTCCCCCGACGTCGCGCCCGGGCCGCGGCCCAGGAGGCGGCGGCGGGGGCGGGACGTTTCGTCAGGGGTGTGGTGCACGGCGGGGTCCAGGGGGAACGAGGAGAACGGCAGCCCGCAGGCTACCGTCAGCGGCCGCGCAGGCGGCGGACGAGGATGCTCGCGTCGCCGCGGGACTCCAGGTCCGCCAGGACGACCGCGACGGCCTCCCGGACGATCCGGCCCCGGTCGACGGCGAGACCGTGCTCACCGCGCAGGACGAGCCGGGCGTGCTCCAGGTCCATCAGCTCCTCGGCGGAGACGTAGACCGTGATCTTCTCGTCGTGGCGCTCGCGGCCGCTGGGCCGCCGGTTCGCGGTGCGGCCGCCGCGCCGCCGGGCCGCCGCCGCGGGGGCGGGCACCGAGGCGTTGGGCGCGGCCTTGGCGGCCGGCGCCTCGGGCTCGGCCGTCCGGGCGCGGGGCTCCGCGGCCTCGGAGTCCGCCGGGGCGTGCTCGGCGGAGCCCTCGGCCGCCGCCGTGTCGCTCTCGGCCGCCGGTGCCGGGACCGCCCGGCGGGGTGCGGACGCCTGGAGCGCCGTCCCCCCTGTCGTACGGAAGAGTTCGTCGGCTCCGGGCAGACTCACTCGGCGTGACACCGGGCGAGCACCTCCCTGGCGAGCTGGCGGTAGGCGGCGGCGCCCACGGAGTTGGAGGCGTACGTGGTGATGGGCTCGCCGGCGACCGTGGTCTCCGGGAAGCGGACCGTACGGCCGATGACCGTGTGGTACACGTGGTCGTCGAAGGCCTCGACGACGCGCGCGAGGACCTCACGGCTGTGCACGGTACGGGAGTCGTACATCGTGGCGAGGATGCCGTCGAGCTCGAGCTCGGGGTTGAGCCGCTCCTGAACCTTCTCGATGGTCTCGGTGAGCAGCGCGACACCGCGCAGCGCGAAGAACTCGCATTCCAGCGGCACGATGACCTTGTGAGCCGCCGTCAGGGCGTTCACGGTCAGCAGGCCGAGCGAGGGCTGACAGTCGATCACGATGTAGTCGTAGTCGTTCATCAGCGGCTTCAGGGCGCGCTGGAGCGTGGACTCGCGCGCGACCTCGCTGACCAACTGGACTTCGGCGGCCGAGAGGTCGATGTTGCTCGGCAGCAGGTCCATGTTGGGCACGGCGGTCTTGAGGAGCACCTCGTCCGCCGACATGCCCCGCTCCATGAGCAGGTTGTAGACGGTGAGGTCGAGCTCCATCGGGTTCACGCCGAGGCCGACCGACAGGGCTCCCTGCGGGTCGAAGTCGACGAGCAGCACCCGTCGTCCGTACTCGGCGAGCGCGGCACCCAGGTTGATGGTCGACGTGGTCTTGCCGACGCCGCCCTTCTGGTTGCACATCGCGATGATCTTCGCGGGTCCGTGGTCGGTCAGGGGACCCGGGATCGGGAAGTACGGCAGGGGCCGTCCGGTGGGGCCGATCCGCTCGCGGCGCTGGCGGGCAGCGTCGGGTGCGAGGGTGGCCGCGTACTCCGGGTCGGGCTCGTACTCGGCGTCGGGGTCGTAGAAGTGCCCCTCGGGCACCTCGTCATAGGCGGCGAAGTGGGTGGACTCTCGGCCCATCTCGTTGCCGGCCGTGGCGTTCACGTGTAGGCCGTCCATCGTCTTCATCGTGTGGGCACTCGTCATGGGCTGGTGCGTCGCGAAGGTCCGCACCGCGACGGAGCCGATCGGGGCACCTGGCGCACCGCTCCCGGGAGTAAATGTCGACTCATTCACAAGTCGTCTTACCTCCTTGGATGTGACCAGGAACATTTATCGATAGGTCAGCGTGGCACCATGCCGACGGTTGGCGACTCTATGGCGTGTCACCGCTCCGCAGCAACACAATCCGCCGGACCCGGCACGATGTGTCGGCAACCGAACACCTCTCTGTCAAGGGTGCGCAGGCATGCATCCACACGTTTCGGGGGTGTGCGAAACGGTTAAAGGGTTACGTTCGAGGCGAGTTGCCCGAACGTTTCGGCGGGGCCCGAGACGCACCCGGCCGGACCTTGTCGAACAAGGTCCGGCCGGGTGCGTGATATTGACGGCACGCGTTGACGGGGCCTCCGTCAAAAGAGCCTTCGGGTCAGGCGAGGAGGCTGCTCAGCTCGACGTGCTCGAGGCCGTGCGCCTCGGCGACCTCCTTGTAAACCACCTTGCCGTCATGGGTGTTGAGGCCCAGGCCGAGGGCGGCGTCGCGGCGGAGCGCCTCGACCCAGCCGTTGTTCGCCAGCGACACGATGTAGGGCAGCGTGGCGTTGGTGAGGGCGTAGGTGGAGGTGTTCGGGACCGCGCCCGGCATGTTGGCGACGCAGTAGAAGACCGAGTTGTGGACCTGGAAGGTCGGCTCGGCGTGGGTGGTCGGGTGCGAGTCCTCGAAGCAGCCGCCCTGGTCGATCGCAATGTCGACAAGGACACTTCCGGGCTTCATCTTGGCGACGAGCTCGTTGGTGACCAGCTTCGGGGCCTTGGCACCCGGGATGAGGACGGCGCCGATGACGAGGTCGGCCTCGACGACGGCCTTCTCCAGCTCGTAGGCGTTGGAGACGATCGTCTTCACCTTGGTGCCGAAGATCTTGTCGGCCTCGCGGAGCTTGTTGATGTCACGGTCGAGCAGGGTCACGTGGAAGCCCATGCCGACGGCGATCTGGGTGGCGTTCCAGCCGGAGACGCCGCCGCCGATGACGACGCACTCGCCGGCGTGGGTGCCGGGGACGCCGCCGGGGAGGACACCGCGGCCACCGACGGAGCGCATCAGGTGGTAGGCGCCGACCTGCGGGGCCAGGCGGCCCGCGACCTCGGACATCGGGGCGAGCAGCGGGAGCGCGCGGTTCGCGGTCTCGACCGTCTCGTACGCGATGGCGGTGGTGCCGGACTCCAGGAGCGCGTCCGTGCACTCCTTGGAGGCGGCGAGGTGCAGGTAGGTGAAGAGGGTCTGGTCCTTGCGGAGGCGGTGGTACTCCTCCGCGATGGGCTCCTTGACCTTGAGCAGCAGGTCGGCCGTGGCCCAGACCTCGTCGGCGGTGGCGAGGATCTCGGCGCCGGCGGCGACGTACTCCTCGTCCGTGATCGAGGAGCCGACACCGGCGTTCTGCTCGATGAAGACCTGGTGGCCGTTGCGGACGAGCTCGTGGACACCGGCAGGGGTGATGGCCACGCGGAACTCGTTGTTCTTGACCTCGCGGGGGATGCCGACCTTCATCGTCGATCACGGTCCTTGAATCAGGGGGATAACTGGGGCACTGCGATACATACCCGGATGCACTGCGGCGCACCGGGGCAGACCACGTTCGAACGCGGCGCACCCAGTCTAATGAAGGAGTTCCCGCTGTCTAGCCTTTCAAAGTACTAATCTTCGCCGGAGCCACTGCGGATTTCGTAGGCTGATGGTTCCGTTTCCAGGAGCCTCTCGGCCGCGGACCGGTGCAACCCGGCCGCCGCGGGGTCGCCGAGCCGGTCGAGGGTGTCGGCGAGCCGCAGCTGGAGCGCGGCCTGGAGCCGCGTGTCCTGGGCCCGGCGGGCCCACTCCACCGCCTCCTCGCAGGTCCGCAGGGATTCCTCGGGCCGCCCCGCGTACTCCTGGACCCGGGCCGCCTCGCTCAACGCCCGTGCGTAGCCCGGGAGATCGGAGAGCCTCCGGTACCCGGCCGCGGCGGCCCGCCAGCTCCGCAGGGCCTCCCCGTACCGCCCCGCATAGGTCTGCACGGCTCCGAGGCGGGCGTACAGCCGGGCCTGGTCGGCGCGCTCGTCCCGGGCCAGGCGCTGGGCGAGGGCCCGCCCGTACCAGTCGCCGGCCCGCTGCCAGTCCCCCAGCTCCTGATACGAGCCACCTACGGATTCCATTGCGCGACCGGTCGCGTACGGGTCATTTGCTTTGCGTCCGGCCTCCAATGCCGACCGATATCG
This is a stretch of genomic DNA from Streptomyces sp. R44. It encodes these proteins:
- a CDS encoding ScpA family protein, translating into MHHTPDETSRPRRRLLGRGPGATSGEPAPAARPAPTDAPEAPDAPEAAPGAPEAAPGAPEVPGPPAAEAPEASGPPEAGEGRDGRFTVRLSNFEGPFDLLLQLITKHKLDVTEVALSQVTDEFMAHLRALGPDGDLDQTTEFLVVAATLLDLKAARLLPAAEVEDEADLALLEARDLLFARLLQYRAYKQIAAIFEERWEAEGRRHPRTVGLEPHHAELLPEVVISIGAEGFAKLAVKAMQPRAEPQVYVDHIHAPLVSVREQAAVVVALLRERGTAVFRELIEDAGDTLTVVARFLALLELYREKAVALDQETALGDLTVSWTGGETDPSGAVTDEFDQEATA
- a CDS encoding ParA family protein; amino-acid sequence: MKTMDGLHVNATAGNEMGRESTHFAAYDEVPEGHFYDPDAEYEPDPEYAATLAPDAARQRRERIGPTGRPLPYFPIPGPLTDHGPAKIIAMCNQKGGVGKTTSTINLGAALAEYGRRVLLVDFDPQGALSVGLGVNPMELDLTVYNLLMERGMSADEVLLKTAVPNMDLLPSNIDLSAAEVQLVSEVARESTLQRALKPLMNDYDYIVIDCQPSLGLLTVNALTAAHKVIVPLECEFFALRGVALLTETIEKVQERLNPELELDGILATMYDSRTVHSREVLARVVEAFDDHVYHTVIGRTVRFPETTVAGEPITTYASNSVGAAAYRQLAREVLARCHAE
- the ald gene encoding alanine dehydrogenase, producing MKVGIPREVKNNEFRVAITPAGVHELVRNGHQVFIEQNAGVGSSITDEEYVAAGAEILATADEVWATADLLLKVKEPIAEEYHRLRKDQTLFTYLHLAASKECTDALLESGTTAIAYETVETANRALPLLAPMSEVAGRLAPQVGAYHLMRSVGGRGVLPGGVPGTHAGECVVIGGGVSGWNATQIAVGMGFHVTLLDRDINKLREADKIFGTKVKTIVSNAYELEKAVVEADLVIGAVLIPGAKAPKLVTNELVAKMKPGSVLVDIAIDQGGCFEDSHPTTHAEPTFQVHNSVFYCVANMPGAVPNTSTYALTNATLPYIVSLANNGWVEALRRDAALGLGLNTHDGKVVYKEVAEAHGLEHVELSSLLA